A part of Deinococcus sedimenti genomic DNA contains:
- a CDS encoding heavy metal translocating P-type ATPase — protein sequence MTHTIELGIQGMTCASCVGRVERGLKKVDGVQDATVNLATERATVTYDPALTGPDVLLAKIKDVGYEPLVSTAELGIQGMTCASCVGRVERALKKVDGVLSASVNLATERASVTYLPASVSPGQLKAAIREAGYEVLEAQAGLSREDQEREARAQEVDHLRRQVLFSTVFALPLLLIAMVPMVIPAVNDWLMATFGHGVMGTLNWIMLALALPIQFGPGRRFYRLGWKSLKNKSPDMNALVMIGTTAAFVYSLVATVAPGIFPDGTAHVYYEASGVVITLILLGKFFEAVAKGRSSEAMKKLLSLQAKTARVVRGGQELEVSTDEVLVGDLISVRPGEKIPVDGEVVSGNSFVDESMITGEPVPVSKQTGAPVVGGTINQNGALSFRATKIGADTALAQIIKLVETAQGSKPPIQGLADRVVAVFVPVVLGIAALTFLLWLIFGGQTALSFALITTVAVLIIACPCAMGLATPTSIMVGTGKAAELGVLFKGGGALEGLQDVQVVAVDKTGTLTKGKPELTDLVTTDAFTRNDVLRLVAAAEEQSEHPIARAIVDAAKTEGVALVQPEHFEAVPGFGLEARVDGHLVQVGADRYMTRLGLDTAVFTAQAERLGDEGKSPLFAAIDGQLAAVIAVADPIKDGSLEAVRALHAQGLKVAMITGDNTRTAHAIARQLGIDEVLAEVLPSGKSEAVKALQAGGQKVAFVGDGINDAPALAQADVGLAIGTGTDVAVETADVILMSGDLRGVPNAFALSRATLRNIKLNLFWAFAYNIILIPVAAGVLYPAFGLLLSPVLAAAAMGFSSVFVLTNALRLRGFRPPVNPDPAPVRAGTVRAASA from the coding sequence ATGACACACACCATCGAGCTCGGCATTCAAGGCATGACCTGCGCCAGTTGCGTGGGCCGCGTCGAACGCGGCCTGAAGAAGGTGGACGGCGTCCAAGACGCCACCGTGAACCTCGCCACTGAGCGCGCCACCGTGACCTACGACCCCGCCCTGACCGGCCCGGACGTCCTGCTGGCCAAGATCAAGGACGTTGGCTACGAGCCCCTCGTCAGCACCGCTGAACTCGGGATTCAGGGCATGACCTGCGCGAGCTGCGTCGGCCGGGTCGAGCGCGCCCTGAAGAAGGTGGACGGTGTTCTGAGCGCCAGCGTGAACCTCGCCACCGAACGCGCCAGCGTGACCTACCTCCCGGCCAGCGTCAGCCCCGGTCAGCTCAAGGCCGCCATCCGCGAAGCGGGCTATGAGGTCCTTGAAGCGCAAGCTGGTCTGAGCCGTGAAGATCAGGAACGCGAAGCGCGCGCCCAGGAAGTCGACCACCTGCGCCGCCAGGTGCTGTTCAGCACGGTCTTCGCGCTCCCCCTGCTGCTGATTGCCATGGTGCCCATGGTCATCCCGGCGGTGAACGACTGGCTGATGGCCACCTTCGGGCACGGCGTCATGGGCACCCTCAACTGGATCATGCTCGCCCTCGCCCTGCCCATCCAGTTCGGTCCCGGACGGCGCTTCTACCGGCTGGGCTGGAAGAGCCTGAAAAACAAATCCCCTGACATGAACGCCTTGGTGATGATCGGCACCACCGCCGCGTTCGTGTACTCGCTGGTGGCCACGGTGGCCCCCGGCATCTTCCCGGACGGCACCGCGCACGTGTACTACGAAGCCTCGGGGGTCGTGATCACCCTGATCCTGCTCGGTAAGTTCTTCGAAGCCGTCGCCAAGGGCCGCTCGAGTGAAGCCATGAAGAAACTGCTGAGCCTGCAGGCCAAAACCGCCCGCGTCGTGCGGGGCGGTCAGGAACTTGAGGTGTCCACGGACGAGGTGCTGGTCGGTGACCTGATCTCGGTTCGCCCGGGCGAGAAGATCCCGGTCGATGGGGAAGTCGTCAGCGGCAACTCCTTTGTCGATGAATCCATGATCACCGGTGAACCGGTGCCAGTCAGCAAGCAGACCGGCGCCCCCGTTGTGGGCGGCACCATCAACCAGAACGGCGCCCTGAGCTTCCGCGCCACGAAAATTGGCGCCGACACCGCCCTGGCCCAGATCATCAAGTTGGTGGAAACCGCGCAGGGCAGCAAACCCCCCATCCAGGGCCTTGCGGATAGGGTCGTCGCCGTCTTCGTGCCGGTCGTGCTGGGCATCGCAGCCCTGACCTTCCTCCTGTGGCTGATCTTCGGTGGGCAGACGGCCCTCTCCTTCGCCCTGATCACCACGGTTGCAGTCCTGATCATCGCCTGCCCCTGCGCCATGGGCCTGGCCACACCGACCAGCATCATGGTCGGCACCGGCAAAGCCGCTGAACTGGGCGTCCTCTTTAAAGGCGGCGGCGCCCTGGAAGGGCTGCAGGACGTGCAGGTCGTCGCGGTGGACAAGACCGGCACGCTGACCAAAGGCAAGCCTGAACTGACCGACCTGGTGACAACAGACGCCTTTACCCGCAACGACGTCCTGCGCCTGGTCGCCGCAGCGGAAGAGCAGAGTGAACACCCCATTGCCCGCGCCATCGTGGACGCCGCGAAAACAGAAGGCGTTGCTCTGGTGCAGCCCGAGCACTTCGAAGCGGTGCCTGGATTCGGCCTGGAAGCGCGGGTGGATGGCCACCTGGTGCAAGTGGGCGCCGACCGGTACATGACCCGCCTGGGCCTCGACACGGCCGTCTTCACGGCGCAGGCCGAACGGCTGGGCGATGAAGGCAAGAGCCCGCTGTTCGCGGCGATTGACGGTCAGCTCGCGGCCGTGATCGCGGTGGCCGATCCCATCAAGGATGGGAGTCTGGAGGCGGTGCGCGCCCTGCACGCCCAGGGCCTGAAGGTCGCCATGATCACTGGGGACAACACCCGCACCGCGCATGCGATTGCCCGGCAGCTGGGCATCGATGAAGTCCTGGCCGAAGTGCTGCCCAGCGGCAAGAGTGAGGCGGTGAAGGCCCTGCAGGCTGGGGGCCAGAAGGTCGCCTTCGTCGGAGACGGCATCAATGACGCGCCGGCACTCGCCCAGGCAGACGTGGGCCTGGCCATCGGCACGGGCACGGACGTGGCGGTGGAAACCGCCGACGTGATCCTCATGAGCGGCGACCTGCGCGGCGTGCCGAACGCCTTCGCCCTGAGCCGCGCCACGCTGCGCAACATCAAGCTCAACCTCTTCTGGGCCTTCGCCTACAACATCATCCTGATTCCGGTCGCGGCTGGCGTGCTGTACCCCGCCTTTGGCCTCCTGCTCAGTCCGGTCCTGGCGGCTGCCGCGATGGGCTTTTCCAGCGTGTTCGTGCTGACCAACGCCCTGCGCCTGCGCGGCTTCCGCCCACCCGTGAACCCCGACCCCGCCCCGGTTCGTGCCGGGACGGTGAGGGCCGCGTCCGCCTGA
- a CDS encoding LysM peptidoglycan-binding domain-containing M23 family metallopeptidase: MTLTPLHRALLLSAALLTSVAGAYTVKPGDTLFSLARASGTTVADLMRLNDLSSTTLEVGQTLRLPGEAAPSASPAPASPLPLPPAPALPGVNVTAPTSLRMGDAFALRLTGPRAAEARVHFPSEVGEDVRLPAERLTPVPAGNGTFIVLGRVLLGKATPLIYEIELDGQVLRRSLPVAGLPQPVQRLNLPPSISGKLQDPARAAEDAAVERAYALRTPPVWTKPFQDAVQVRAQSSAFGQPRTYVAGGPVQYHYGTDYRAPAGTAVRAVNDGTVVMAGMYPVRGGLVILDHGAGVTSLYFHQRRVTVKVGQKVSRGDKIGEVGSTGLSTGPHLHLELRVRGEGTDPAGWMNRLWPK; encoded by the coding sequence ATGACCCTGACGCCCCTGCACCGCGCCCTTCTGCTGAGCGCCGCCCTGCTCACCAGCGTGGCGGGCGCGTACACCGTGAAACCCGGCGACACCCTCTTCAGCCTCGCGCGCGCCTCTGGCACGACGGTCGCGGACCTCATGCGCCTCAACGACTTGAGCAGCACCACCCTGGAGGTCGGGCAAACCCTGCGCCTTCCGGGTGAAGCCGCGCCGTCCGCGTCGCCGGCGCCTGCCTCGCCCTTGCCTCTGCCCCCTGCACCGGCCCTGCCGGGGGTGAACGTCACCGCGCCGACCAGCCTGCGTATGGGCGACGCGTTCGCGCTGCGCCTCACGGGTCCGCGCGCGGCAGAGGCCCGCGTCCACTTCCCCAGTGAAGTGGGCGAGGATGTGCGCCTGCCCGCCGAGCGCCTCACGCCGGTCCCTGCAGGCAACGGCACGTTCATCGTGCTGGGCCGGGTGCTGCTGGGCAAAGCCACGCCGCTGATCTACGAGATCGAGCTGGATGGGCAGGTGCTGCGCCGCAGCCTCCCCGTGGCGGGTCTGCCCCAGCCGGTCCAGCGCCTGAACCTCCCGCCCAGTATCAGCGGCAAACTGCAGGACCCGGCGCGCGCTGCGGAGGACGCCGCGGTGGAGCGCGCGTACGCCCTGCGAACCCCGCCCGTCTGGACGAAGCCCTTCCAGGACGCCGTCCAGGTCCGCGCGCAGAGCAGCGCGTTCGGGCAGCCGCGCACCTACGTGGCGGGCGGTCCCGTGCAGTACCACTACGGCACGGATTACCGCGCCCCCGCGGGCACTGCGGTCCGCGCCGTCAATGACGGCACGGTGGTCATGGCCGGGATGTATCCCGTGCGCGGCGGCCTGGTCATCCTGGACCACGGCGCCGGCGTGACCAGTCTGTACTTTCACCAGCGCCGGGTGACGGTGAAGGTGGGGCAGAAGGTCAGCCGCGGCGACAAGATCGGCGAGGTGGGGAGCACTGGGCTGAGCACCGGCCCGCACCTGCACCTGGAACTTCGGGTGCGCGGTGAGGGCACCGACCCGGCCGGGTGGATGAACCGTCTCTGGCCGAAATAA
- a CDS encoding alpha/beta hydrolase family protein produces MLHVRSALLLALLSPLTAAQTTDHPLSIERMRARTYPGSALTTRQTLSPGANYTRRVVSYQSDGLRINALLTVPNGTPPKGGWPAIVFNHGYIPPNEYRTTERYVAYVDAFARAGFVVLKPDYRGHGSSQGQPAGTSYWSPEYTTDVLNAASSLKTLPGVNKARLGMWGHSMGGHITLRAMVVSPDIKAGVVWAGVVGPYDLLFKALLQWGRGDPNDPRARLLATLGRPERNPAAYRAISPNAYLADLRGRPLQLHHATGDTHVPYSLSQSLASSLKAAGQPVTFYTYAGDNHDLSRNLKAALDRSIAFFKTHL; encoded by the coding sequence TCCGATCTGCCCTGCTGCTGGCCCTGCTCAGCCCGCTGACTGCCGCCCAGACCACCGATCACCCCTTGTCCATTGAGCGCATGCGCGCCCGCACCTACCCCGGCAGTGCCCTGACCACCCGGCAGACCCTAAGCCCCGGCGCGAACTACACCCGGCGCGTCGTGTCCTACCAGTCCGACGGCCTGCGCATCAACGCCCTGCTCACGGTGCCCAACGGCACGCCCCCCAAAGGCGGCTGGCCGGCCATCGTGTTCAACCACGGCTACATTCCGCCAAACGAGTACCGCACGACCGAACGGTACGTCGCGTACGTGGACGCTTTCGCGCGCGCCGGTTTCGTGGTGCTCAAACCCGACTACCGGGGCCATGGGAGTTCCCAGGGCCAGCCGGCCGGCACCTCGTACTGGTCCCCCGAGTACACCACTGACGTCCTGAACGCCGCGTCCTCCCTCAAGACCCTCCCAGGCGTGAACAAGGCCCGCCTGGGCATGTGGGGCCACTCCATGGGCGGCCACATCACCCTGCGCGCCATGGTGGTGAGTCCTGACATTAAAGCCGGCGTCGTCTGGGCGGGCGTGGTGGGCCCGTACGATCTGCTGTTCAAGGCGCTGCTCCAATGGGGCCGCGGCGACCCTAACGATCCACGTGCCCGACTGCTCGCCACCCTGGGGCGCCCCGAGCGCAACCCGGCCGCCTACCGGGCCATCTCCCCGAACGCCTACCTGGCCGACCTCCGGGGCCGGCCCCTCCAGCTGCACCACGCGACCGGAGACACACACGTGCCCTACAGTCTGTCGCAGTCACTCGCGAGCAGCCTGAAGGCCGCCGGGCAACCCGTGACCTTCTACACGTACGCAGGCGACAACCACGACCTCAGCCGCAACCTGAAAGCGGCGCTGGACCGGTCCATCGCCTTTTTCAAGACGCACCTGTGA
- a CDS encoding metal-sensitive transcriptional regulator, translating to MPRATTARPPAPHPPEGEACHTSQHLCMPEDSRQRAARRLAIARGHLESIRRSLEDPDVYCVDVLRQIKAVQGALDGAASVVLRGHLEAHVATAATRGDAQDMVDELMDVLKYI from the coding sequence ATGCCCAGGGCGACGACCGCCAGGCCGCCTGCCCCCCATCCCCCTGAGGGGGAGGCCTGTCACACGAGCCAGCACCTCTGCATGCCCGAAGACAGTCGCCAGCGCGCCGCGCGTCGTCTCGCCATCGCCCGCGGTCACCTGGAAAGCATCCGCCGCTCCCTGGAGGATCCCGATGTCTACTGCGTGGACGTGCTGCGGCAGATCAAGGCCGTGCAGGGCGCGCTCGACGGCGCGGCCAGCGTGGTCCTGCGCGGGCACCTCGAAGCGCACGTGGCGACCGCCGCCACCCGGGGCGACGCCCAGGACATGGTGGACGAGCTCATGGACGTGCTCAAGTACATCTGA
- a CDS encoding glutaredoxin family protein encodes MPHVILYATPTCPDCHALRRWFDRHGVAFEERDLTNPAVAEEAKARYGVRVAPITVVGEQFFYGTFDQQRPKLQALLS; translated from the coding sequence ATGCCGCACGTCATCCTGTATGCCACACCCACCTGCCCCGACTGCCACGCGCTGCGGCGCTGGTTTGACCGGCACGGCGTCGCGTTTGAAGAACGCGACCTGACGAACCCGGCCGTCGCTGAAGAGGCAAAAGCTCGGTACGGCGTCCGGGTCGCGCCCATCACGGTTGTTGGTGAACAGTTCTTCTACGGCACCTTCGACCAGCAGCGGCCCAAACTGCAAGCGCTGCTGAGTTGA
- a CDS encoding CopZ family metallochaperone, giving the protein MNQIELTITGMTCGHCQSGVASALKSVPGVTDAQVDLKTGKAVVQGSADAQHLITAVQDEGYGAAVSPQ; this is encoded by the coding sequence ATGAACCAGATTGAATTGACCATCACCGGCATGACCTGCGGCCACTGCCAGAGCGGCGTCGCCAGCGCCCTGAAAAGCGTGCCCGGCGTCACGGACGCCCAGGTGGACCTCAAGACCGGCAAGGCCGTTGTGCAGGGCAGCGCCGACGCGCAGCACCTGATCACCGCCGTGCAGGACGAAGGGTACGGCGCGGCCGTTTCCCCTCAGTAA